The following proteins are encoded in a genomic region of Gimesia algae:
- a CDS encoding SDR family NAD(P)-dependent oxidoreductase, with product MTTDATFNPRRFQNRVALVTGGSRGIGRACCLRLAQEGARVAVSYRSGKADAAETLRQIEALGGSGMIVQSDVSVEAEVDRMVSEVEAQLGDIELLVNNSGTFIYQSHEELDLAAWQQMLDVNLTGTFLVTWRVKPGMLKRQFGRIVNLSSLSGLQPRPKSIAYAVSKAGVISFTQSIATAWARDNIRVNAIAPGLIETEILSTVNQEDLEKIIEATPIPRMGTPEEVAAIVTFLLAEESNFTTGQTMVLSGGRCMLP from the coding sequence ATGACGACAGACGCCACCTTCAATCCCCGACGTTTCCAGAACCGAGTTGCTTTGGTCACCGGCGGCTCGCGCGGCATCGGCCGGGCCTGTTGTCTGAGACTCGCTCAGGAAGGCGCTCGCGTCGCCGTCAGCTATCGCAGCGGAAAAGCGGACGCCGCAGAAACGCTCAGGCAGATCGAAGCCCTGGGAGGTAGCGGCATGATCGTTCAAAGTGATGTCTCTGTCGAAGCCGAAGTCGATCGCATGGTCAGTGAGGTCGAAGCGCAGCTGGGTGACATCGAATTGCTGGTCAATAACTCGGGCACGTTCATCTATCAGTCCCATGAAGAGCTCGACCTGGCAGCCTGGCAGCAGATGCTGGATGTGAATCTGACCGGCACTTTCCTGGTCACCTGGCGTGTCAAACCGGGCATGCTCAAACGCCAGTTCGGCAGGATCGTCAACCTGAGTTCCCTCTCCGGCCTGCAGCCCCGCCCCAAGTCCATCGCCTATGCCGTCAGCAAAGCAGGTGTGATCTCTTTCACCCAAAGCATTGCCACCGCCTGGGCCCGGGACAACATCCGCGTGAATGCGATCGCCCCCGGTCTGATCGAAACGGAGATCCTCTCCACCGTGAATCAGGAGGACCTGGAAAAAATCATCGAAGCCACCCCGATCCCCCGCATGGGCACTCCCGAAGAAGTCGCAGCGATCGTCACCTTCCTGCTCGCCGAAGAAAGTAATTTCACCACCGGTCAAACCATGGTCCTCTCCGGCGGCCGCTGCATGCTGCCTTGA